From the genome of Geothrix sp. 21YS21S-4, one region includes:
- a CDS encoding AI-2E family transporter — translation MEAPGRIPLRFALVAAAGLLSLWLLRRALAPFFLAMVLAYLLGPLVELLARRLGRPWSVVAVLTGFVAAIAGALLVLLPWLAGQGDRLVASLPRWRQALEAKLLPWLQDHPAWQLRLENGLESLDPALLFQGLRATGGGVLGCFLNLLALILVPLILYYLLLEGPGFVPTLRSLAPPRYRPRLDRMAKGIHQRLGGYIRGQAAVAAAMAVLQALGFAILGVPYAWLLGLVAGISNVVPYSPYFTALPPALILAYLDGGRGGHLAAVAATFIAVQKAEAFYFTPVWVGRASRLHPLEVLLALTAFGFWFGVLGLIFAVPLAVILKVLLEEILADYRAHPWFGEEG, via the coding sequence ATGGAAGCCCCGGGCCGGATCCCCCTCCGGTTCGCCCTGGTCGCGGCGGCGGGCCTGCTGTCGCTGTGGCTGCTCCGCCGGGCCCTGGCGCCCTTCTTCCTGGCGATGGTCCTGGCGTACCTCCTGGGCCCGCTGGTGGAGCTGCTCGCCCGCCGCCTGGGGCGCCCCTGGAGCGTGGTGGCGGTGCTTACGGGCTTCGTCGCCGCCATCGCGGGCGCCCTCCTGGTCCTTCTGCCGTGGCTGGCAGGTCAGGGAGACCGGCTGGTGGCCTCCCTGCCCCGGTGGCGCCAGGCCCTGGAAGCCAAGCTCCTCCCCTGGCTGCAGGATCATCCCGCCTGGCAACTCCGCCTGGAGAACGGGCTGGAGAGCCTGGATCCGGCGCTCCTGTTCCAGGGCCTCCGGGCCACGGGCGGCGGCGTGCTGGGGTGTTTTCTCAACCTCCTGGCCCTCATCCTCGTCCCCCTGATCCTGTACTACCTCCTGCTGGAGGGCCCCGGCTTCGTCCCCACCCTCCGGAGCCTGGCTCCGCCCCGCTACCGGCCCCGGCTGGACCGGATGGCGAAGGGAATCCACCAGCGCCTGGGCGGCTACATCCGCGGCCAGGCCGCCGTGGCCGCCGCCATGGCGGTTCTCCAGGCCCTGGGCTTCGCCATCCTGGGCGTTCCCTACGCGTGGCTCCTGGGACTCGTCGCGGGGATCTCCAATGTGGTGCCCTATTCCCCGTATTTCACCGCCCTCCCCCCGGCGCTGATCCTGGCCTACCTGGACGGCGGGCGGGGCGGGCACCTCGCCGCGGTGGCCGCCACGTTCATCGCCGTCCAGAAGGCGGAGGCCTTCTACTTCACCCCGGTGTGGGTGGGCCGGGCCAGCCGCCTCCATCCGCTGGAAGTGCTGCTGGCGCTCACGGCCTTCGGATTCTGGTTCGGCGTGCTGGGCCTGATCTTCGCCGTGCCCCTGGCCGTGATCCTCAAGGTGCTGCTGGAGGAGATCCTGGCCGACTACCGCGCCCATCCCTGGTTCGGGGAGGAAGGCTGA
- a CDS encoding DUF2239 family protein — protein MDDPSLLPCTAFDGSRRIASGALREVGAAVRSHLAKAPQASVLVFDDRTGRVIDLDPRESGQEGVAPPAPTAESRGRGRPKLGVVPREVTLLPRHWEWLNTQPGGASVTLRKLVEEARRHGGAGERKRLAQERAYRFMSALAGDEPGYEEALRALYAGTQDAFEARIAIWPPDVRDHARKLAQPAFEAEPTDRITGGLE, from the coding sequence ATGGACGATCCCTCCCTCCTTCCCTGCACCGCGTTCGATGGCTCTCGGCGGATTGCCTCCGGAGCGCTTCGGGAGGTCGGCGCCGCGGTGAGATCCCACCTGGCGAAGGCGCCCCAGGCGAGCGTGCTGGTATTCGACGATCGGACGGGCCGGGTGATCGACCTCGACCCGCGCGAAAGCGGACAGGAAGGGGTTGCTCCGCCTGCCCCCACCGCGGAATCCCGGGGAAGAGGGCGCCCGAAATTGGGCGTGGTACCGCGGGAAGTAACGCTCCTCCCCCGCCATTGGGAATGGCTGAACACCCAGCCTGGCGGGGCTTCGGTCACCCTGCGCAAATTGGTGGAGGAGGCCCGCCGCCACGGAGGCGCAGGCGAGCGCAAGCGCTTGGCCCAGGAACGCGCCTATCGGTTCATGTCCGCCCTGGCGGGCGACGAACCCGGCTACGAGGAAGCGCTCCGGGCGCTCTACGCAGGCACTCAGGACGCCTTCGAGGCGAGGATCGCGATCTGGCCCCCGGACGTGCGGGATCACGCCCGAAAACTGGCCCAGCCCGCGTTCGAGGCGGAGCCGACGGATCGCATCACCGGAGGTTTGGAATGA
- the tnpA gene encoding IS200/IS605 family transposase produces the protein MDSEESLSHSRWECKYHVVFVPKCRRKTIYEKLRPHLGEVLKKLAEQKESRIIEGHLMGDHVHMLISIPPKYSVSQVIGFIKGKSAIHLARVYGERKRNFVGQHFWARGYFVSTVGRDEATVREYIRRQEREDQRLEQMLPW, from the coding sequence ATGGACTCAGAAGAAAGTCTAAGCCACTCCAGATGGGAGTGTAAGTACCACGTGGTCTTTGTGCCGAAGTGTCGGAGGAAGACGATCTACGAGAAGTTGAGGCCGCACCTTGGAGAAGTCCTGAAGAAGCTGGCAGAGCAGAAGGAAAGCCGAATCATTGAGGGGCACCTGATGGGTGACCATGTCCATATGCTGATTTCAATTCCACCGAAGTATTCGGTATCGCAGGTGATCGGATTCATCAAGGGGAAGAGCGCCATTCACCTGGCTCGAGTCTACGGAGAGAGGAAGCGGAACTTTGTTGGGCAGCATTTCTGGGCCCGAGGATATTTCGTATCGACCGTGGGGCGCGACGAAGCAACAGTGCGGGAATACATCCGTCGACAAGAAAGGGAGGACCAGCGCTTGGAGCAGATGTTGCCTTGGTAG
- the feoB gene encoding ferrous iron transport protein B, with amino-acid sequence MPLTIALAGNPNCGKTTLFNALTGARHHVGNWPGVTVERRSGTFDQDGQTLEVVDLPGIYSLSARSEDERVAARFLVAPDVDLILNVLDASNLERNLYLTTQLLELGKPMAFVLNMVDDAENRGIRIDVPALEALLGGPVIPTVGNRAQGVDDLKALLASLARGEAGRCRRVPVDYGHDIEGELAKLETEIRRDEPLAAAKPPRWLALQLLENNADAKRAVAESHAAGAIQKQLADSFAFLEPHLGTDGATLVAERRYGFAHGLVKETATAPDDRKTPTARLDAVLTHRVLGFPIFVAILALVYSLSFIIGKYPQDWIGDAFKALSTFAASHLPAGELTSLLVDGVIPGVSAVIVFLPVIMILMGCIAFLEDTGYMARAAFIMDRLMHVMGLHGKSFIPLIMGSGCNVPAIQAARTIESPQDRLITILVTPLVSCSARLQVYIVLAGTFFTPVKAAFAIIAMHFLGLALAVLLGRLLRSALFHGPSSPFVMELPPYRLPVLKATLIHMWEKGSVFLTRAGTTIFAGATLVWFLSRYPGIANREWTAEYQQQRQAVATLNLSAAESEERLKDLQLAHESRIVNTSLAARMGQKVEPLLRPIFDPDHKRPEAWKDVIALTAGFVAKEIVVSTMAVIHQASEEPKEGERLSPLQVALRDQSGLTPLSALAFMVFTLIYTPCVGTIAMIRREAGTWGWAGFTVAYGLVLGWGLAWGTVVVGRLLGFR; translated from the coding sequence ATGCCGCTCACCATCGCCCTGGCGGGGAACCCCAACTGCGGGAAGACCACGCTGTTCAACGCCCTCACGGGCGCGCGCCACCACGTGGGCAACTGGCCGGGTGTCACTGTCGAGCGGCGGAGCGGCACCTTCGACCAGGACGGCCAGACGCTGGAAGTGGTGGATCTGCCCGGAATCTATTCCCTGTCCGCCCGCAGCGAGGATGAGCGCGTGGCGGCCCGGTTCCTGGTGGCGCCGGACGTGGACCTGATCCTGAACGTCCTCGACGCCTCCAACCTGGAGCGGAACCTCTACCTGACCACCCAGCTCCTCGAACTGGGCAAGCCCATGGCCTTCGTCCTCAACATGGTGGACGACGCCGAGAACCGCGGGATCCGGATCGACGTTCCGGCCCTGGAGGCCCTCTTGGGCGGGCCCGTGATTCCCACCGTGGGCAATCGGGCGCAGGGCGTCGACGACCTCAAGGCCCTGCTCGCTTCGCTGGCCCGGGGCGAAGCCGGCCGCTGCCGGCGCGTCCCCGTGGACTACGGGCACGACATCGAAGGGGAACTCGCGAAGCTGGAAACGGAGATCCGCCGCGACGAGCCCCTGGCCGCAGCGAAACCTCCCCGTTGGCTGGCCCTCCAGCTCCTGGAGAACAACGCCGACGCCAAGCGCGCGGTGGCGGAGAGCCACGCCGCCGGGGCGATCCAGAAACAATTGGCGGACAGCTTCGCCTTTCTGGAACCCCACCTGGGCACCGACGGCGCCACGCTGGTGGCCGAGCGCCGCTACGGGTTCGCCCACGGCCTGGTGAAGGAAACCGCCACCGCCCCCGATGACCGCAAGACCCCGACGGCGCGCCTCGACGCCGTCCTCACCCACCGCGTCCTGGGCTTCCCGATTTTCGTGGCGATCCTGGCGCTGGTGTATTCGCTCTCCTTCATCATCGGGAAGTACCCGCAGGACTGGATCGGCGATGCCTTCAAGGCGCTCTCCACCTTCGCCGCGAGCCATCTGCCGGCGGGCGAATTGACGAGCCTCCTGGTCGATGGTGTGATCCCCGGCGTGAGCGCGGTGATCGTGTTCCTGCCCGTGATCATGATCCTGATGGGCTGCATCGCCTTCCTGGAGGACACCGGCTACATGGCGCGGGCGGCCTTCATCATGGACCGCCTGATGCATGTCATGGGGCTCCACGGGAAGAGCTTCATCCCCCTGATCATGGGCAGCGGCTGCAATGTCCCGGCCATCCAGGCGGCCCGCACCATCGAGAGCCCCCAGGACCGGCTGATCACCATCCTCGTGACGCCGCTGGTGAGCTGTTCCGCGCGCCTCCAGGTCTACATCGTTCTGGCCGGCACCTTCTTCACGCCGGTGAAGGCCGCCTTCGCGATCATCGCCATGCACTTCCTGGGGCTGGCCCTCGCGGTGCTCCTGGGCCGCCTGCTGCGCAGCGCCCTCTTCCACGGCCCCAGCTCGCCCTTCGTGATGGAACTGCCGCCCTACCGCCTGCCCGTGCTGAAGGCCACCCTCATCCACATGTGGGAGAAGGGCTCCGTGTTCCTCACCCGCGCGGGGACGACGATCTTCGCCGGCGCCACGCTGGTGTGGTTCCTGTCCCGCTATCCAGGAATCGCCAACCGGGAATGGACCGCCGAGTACCAGCAGCAGCGCCAGGCCGTGGCGACCCTGAACCTCTCCGCCGCCGAATCGGAGGAGCGGCTCAAGGACCTCCAGCTCGCCCATGAGAGCCGGATCGTGAACACCAGCCTGGCCGCGCGGATGGGGCAGAAGGTGGAGCCGCTCTTGCGCCCCATCTTCGATCCCGACCACAAGCGCCCCGAGGCCTGGAAGGACGTCATCGCCCTCACGGCCGGGTTCGTCGCGAAGGAGATCGTCGTCTCCACCATGGCCGTCATCCACCAGGCCAGCGAGGAGCCGAAGGAAGGAGAGCGCCTCAGCCCGCTGCAGGTCGCCCTCCGCGACCAGTCGGGCCTGACGCCGCTGTCGGCGCTCGCCTTCATGGTGTTCACGCTGATCTACACCCCCTGCGTGGGCACCATCGCCATGATCCGCCGGGAAGCGGGCACCTGGGGATGGGCGGGCTTCACTGTGGCCTACGGCCTCGTCCTGGGCTGGGGCCTGGCCTGGGGCACCGTCGTCGTCGGTCGCCTGCTCGGGTTCCGGTGA
- a CDS encoding FeoA family protein gives MTQNLSVPLSQLQPGDQGEVVQVQAQGQIRQRLLEMGFIRGAHLRVERLAPLGDPMELVIKGYHLSLRRDESACILVQPIA, from the coding sequence ATGACTCAAAATCTTTCCGTTCCCCTCAGCCAACTTCAGCCGGGGGATCAGGGGGAGGTGGTGCAGGTCCAGGCCCAGGGCCAGATCCGCCAGCGCCTCCTGGAGATGGGCTTCATCCGGGGCGCCCACCTGCGGGTGGAGCGCCTGGCGCCCCTGGGCGATCCCATGGAACTGGTGATCAAGGGCTATCACCTGTCCCTTCGCCGCGACGAGAGCGCCTGCATCCTCGTCCAGCCCATCGCCTGA
- a CDS encoding methyl-accepting chemotaxis protein encodes MFKRFRIGQRLSLTFGLVLGLLLLASGFAIYQMNRIGDDLTQVVTVYGQENDLADGLQFKVQSVQRYIRTLILTEDPAEVATNRQLIADARKAYDQASDELQRLLRSPEAKAIMGRIVAEEAKGRASNNQILALVNQGRKKEAVALLLGAAREENRVWMAELKSMSEFTNAQSQKGYEDAKNAQRFALNALVILSLAALAVGIAAAILITRGITQPLDTFGTLLTEVSRGNLRVQATVDSEDEIGHLGQALNRTVESLRTTLRKVADSAASVASGATQLSASSDEMSATTDQIAKSGETIHASAESMAAAIAQFSASVQEVATNVRTSVGHSDAAVKAAEEGTRGGQQMAQGMGRIKDSMGNIGKAIQVIQEIARQTNLLSLNAAIEAAKAGSLGKGFAVVAEEVRKLAERSRQAAIEIEGLLVESRDSVEGGEAAVQHTAQFLTNIQDAITSMSSMVLEIGSATDEQANTSEEVAKQVEDVNREIGQNAAATQEMSATVQEIARTANALALISEELSAVMQQFKI; translated from the coding sequence ATGTTCAAACGGTTTCGCATCGGCCAGCGGTTGAGCCTGACATTCGGCCTCGTGCTGGGGTTGCTCCTTCTGGCGAGCGGGTTCGCGATCTACCAGATGAACCGGATCGGAGACGACCTGACCCAGGTGGTGACGGTCTACGGACAGGAGAACGACCTGGCGGACGGGCTCCAGTTCAAGGTCCAGAGCGTCCAGCGCTACATCCGCACCCTCATCCTCACGGAGGACCCGGCGGAGGTGGCGACGAATCGGCAGCTCATCGCGGATGCGCGGAAGGCCTACGACCAGGCATCCGACGAGTTGCAGCGGCTCCTGCGCTCGCCGGAGGCCAAGGCGATCATGGGGCGGATCGTGGCCGAGGAGGCCAAGGGCCGCGCCTCCAACAACCAGATCCTGGCGCTGGTGAACCAGGGCCGCAAGAAGGAGGCCGTCGCCCTCCTGCTGGGCGCGGCGCGCGAAGAGAACCGCGTGTGGATGGCCGAGCTGAAGAGCATGTCCGAGTTCACCAACGCGCAGTCGCAGAAGGGCTACGAGGACGCCAAGAACGCGCAGCGGTTCGCCCTGAACGCCCTCGTGATCCTCAGCCTAGCGGCGCTGGCGGTGGGAATCGCCGCGGCCATCCTGATCACGCGCGGCATCACGCAGCCCCTCGACACCTTCGGGACGCTCCTCACGGAAGTGAGCCGGGGCAACCTCCGCGTCCAGGCCACCGTGGACTCCGAGGATGAGATCGGCCACCTGGGCCAGGCTTTGAACCGGACCGTGGAGTCCCTGCGGACCACCCTGCGGAAGGTGGCTGATTCGGCGGCTTCGGTGGCCAGCGGCGCCACGCAGTTGTCCGCCTCGTCGGACGAGATGTCCGCTACCACGGACCAGATCGCCAAGAGCGGCGAGACCATCCACGCCTCGGCCGAATCCATGGCCGCGGCCATCGCCCAGTTCTCGGCCAGCGTTCAGGAGGTGGCCACCAACGTGCGCACTTCCGTCGGCCACTCGGACGCGGCGGTGAAGGCCGCGGAGGAAGGCACCCGCGGCGGCCAGCAGATGGCTCAGGGCATGGGCCGCATCAAGGATTCGATGGGCAACATCGGAAAGGCCATCCAGGTCATCCAGGAGATCGCCCGCCAGACGAACCTGCTGTCTCTGAACGCCGCCATCGAGGCCGCCAAGGCGGGGTCGCTGGGAAAGGGCTTCGCCGTGGTGGCGGAGGAGGTGCGGAAGCTGGCCGAGCGCAGCCGTCAGGCGGCCATCGAGATCGAGGGCCTGCTGGTGGAGAGCCGGGATTCGGTGGAAGGCGGCGAGGCCGCGGTGCAGCACACGGCCCAGTTCCTGACGAACATCCAGGACGCCATCACCTCCATGTCGAGCATGGTTCTGGAGATCGGCTCCGCCACGGACGAGCAGGCCAACACCTCCGAGGAGGTCGCCAAGCAGGTGGAGGATGTCAACCGCGAGATCGGCCAGAACGCGGCCGCCACTCAGGAGATGTCGGCCACGGTCCAGGAGATCGCCCGCACCGCGAACGCCCTGGCCCTGATCTCCGAAGAGCTGTCGGCGGTGATGCAGCAGTTCAAGATCTGA
- the pgsA gene encoding CDP-diacylglycerol--glycerol-3-phosphate 3-phosphatidyltransferase encodes MTVSSPLTVPNLLTLLRILAIPFFAIAVWYGHYWQAFVLFAAAGFTDLLDGLIARVFDQRSDLGALLDPAADKLLMTTAFILMAWRTQGMVAPIPVWVAILAIMRDLVISFYAFASVDRLSETTFHPSLLGKLSTAMQLIAVSAGLLFNALGHRPWMDPFVPGMYWAVAALVLASGIHYFLRATATPAR; translated from the coding sequence ATGACCGTCTCCAGCCCCCTGACAGTGCCCAATCTGCTGACCCTGCTGCGGATCCTGGCGATCCCCTTCTTCGCCATCGCGGTGTGGTACGGCCACTACTGGCAGGCGTTCGTCCTGTTCGCCGCGGCGGGCTTCACGGATCTCCTCGACGGCCTCATCGCCCGGGTGTTCGACCAGCGCTCGGATCTGGGCGCCCTGCTGGATCCGGCGGCGGACAAGCTACTGATGACCACCGCCTTCATCCTGATGGCCTGGCGCACCCAGGGAATGGTCGCGCCCATTCCCGTGTGGGTGGCCATCCTCGCGATCATGCGGGATCTGGTGATCTCGTTCTACGCCTTCGCCTCAGTGGATCGCCTCAGCGAGACCACCTTCCATCCGAGCCTGCTCGGAAAGCTGAGCACCGCCATGCAGCTGATCGCGGTCTCGGCGGGCCTGCTGTTCAATGCCCTCGGGCACCGCCCCTGGATGGACCCCTTCGTGCCCGGGATGTACTGGGCGGTGGCGGCGCTGGTCCTGGCCTCGGGCATCCACTACTTCCTCCGCGCCACCGCCACCCCGGCCCGCTGA
- a CDS encoding M1 family metallopeptidase: protein MGRRMMAALVLFAAMGLGASPRSWTTEKWFDKPKSPRIANYRIEAVLDFQHKTLEGTEVLSWRNTGTAPTQELPLHLYLNAFKGPQSLFVKESGGRLRNDRLDRPNEADSWGYCRLRSARMEGHELTGHAGEDETVHWLKLPRAVAPGETIHLEIAWENRYPKVFARSGWAGDFLMSGQWFPKVGVYQGDRWNCHAYHANTEFFADFGVYDVALSLPNALGLAHTGTQTNFVTEIEQDPKRPLNVIWRLHAEDVHDFAWAVMPNESWRKPAMFEYRGVQVFYFVDDRNRGNLPRQRRAVENALRWSEEWCFKYPYPTLMVIDTPKEAAGADGMEYPTLITAGSVGFDPLQQRGMPELVTIHEFGHQFFYGMVASNEVEEPWLDEGFTSWFTQKALERSYHSLFSGRRFQAPVGILDWVGYWSLPSADPLTREGFRTLNIQSYSVTAYGKATLVLDQLEALLGRPVMEQIVRAYAQEMAFKHPTRQDFKRIAERMSGRDLSGFWRDFVEGTDVLDYAIRTVKAAEVTQGGWLFSDKDPVFAVPQPAAPGRVGSITLERKGGLRVPITLWVRLENREEQRLVWDGQDRWITYEFDSPVVAAVLDPDGNYPMLKDRLHASYTARPIRRGLYYWSQMVWGTVASWLQGCGIG from the coding sequence ATGGGACGCCGCATGATGGCTGCGCTGGTGCTGTTCGCGGCCATGGGGCTGGGGGCTTCGCCGCGGTCCTGGACGACGGAGAAGTGGTTCGACAAGCCAAAGTCGCCGCGCATCGCCAACTACCGGATCGAGGCGGTGCTGGATTTCCAGCACAAGACGCTGGAGGGGACGGAGGTCCTGTCCTGGCGGAACACGGGGACGGCGCCCACGCAGGAGCTGCCGCTGCACCTCTACCTCAACGCCTTCAAGGGCCCCCAGAGCTTGTTCGTGAAGGAGAGCGGCGGACGGTTGCGGAACGATCGGCTGGATCGCCCCAACGAGGCGGATTCGTGGGGTTACTGCCGACTGCGCAGTGCGCGGATGGAAGGGCACGAGCTGACGGGCCACGCGGGGGAGGATGAGACCGTCCACTGGCTGAAACTGCCGCGGGCGGTGGCGCCGGGCGAGACGATCCACCTGGAGATCGCCTGGGAGAACCGCTATCCGAAGGTCTTCGCCCGCAGCGGGTGGGCGGGGGATTTCCTGATGTCCGGCCAGTGGTTTCCCAAGGTGGGCGTCTACCAGGGGGACCGTTGGAACTGCCACGCCTACCACGCGAATACGGAGTTCTTCGCCGACTTTGGCGTCTACGACGTGGCCCTGTCCCTGCCCAACGCGCTGGGGCTCGCTCACACGGGGACGCAGACGAACTTCGTGACGGAGATCGAGCAGGACCCCAAGCGCCCGCTCAACGTGATCTGGCGGCTGCACGCCGAGGACGTCCACGATTTCGCGTGGGCGGTGATGCCCAACGAGAGCTGGCGGAAGCCCGCGATGTTCGAGTACCGCGGCGTCCAGGTCTTCTACTTCGTGGACGACCGCAACCGCGGGAACCTCCCGCGCCAGCGCCGCGCCGTGGAGAACGCGCTGCGGTGGAGCGAGGAGTGGTGCTTCAAGTACCCCTACCCGACGCTGATGGTGATCGACACGCCCAAGGAAGCCGCCGGGGCGGATGGGATGGAATATCCGACGCTGATCACCGCAGGCTCGGTGGGCTTCGATCCGCTCCAGCAGCGGGGCATGCCCGAGCTGGTGACCATCCACGAATTCGGCCATCAGTTCTTCTACGGGATGGTGGCCAGCAATGAGGTCGAGGAGCCGTGGCTGGATGAGGGCTTCACCAGCTGGTTCACGCAGAAGGCGCTGGAGCGCAGCTACCACAGCCTGTTCAGCGGCCGGCGGTTCCAGGCGCCCGTGGGGATCCTGGACTGGGTGGGCTACTGGAGCCTGCCTTCGGCGGATCCCCTGACGCGGGAGGGCTTCCGTACCCTCAACATCCAGAGCTACTCCGTCACCGCCTACGGCAAGGCCACGCTGGTCCTGGATCAGCTGGAGGCGCTGCTGGGACGGCCCGTGATGGAGCAGATCGTCCGGGCCTACGCGCAGGAGATGGCGTTCAAGCACCCCACCCGCCAGGACTTCAAGCGGATCGCCGAGCGCATGTCGGGTCGCGACCTGTCAGGCTTCTGGCGCGATTTCGTGGAGGGGACCGACGTCCTCGATTACGCCATCCGCACGGTGAAGGCCGCGGAGGTGACGCAGGGCGGATGGCTGTTCTCGGACAAGGATCCGGTGTTCGCCGTTCCCCAGCCCGCGGCCCCGGGGCGGGTGGGCTCCATCACCCTGGAGCGGAAGGGCGGCCTGCGCGTGCCCATCACGCTCTGGGTGCGCCTGGAGAACCGGGAGGAGCAGCGCCTGGTGTGGGATGGGCAGGACCGCTGGATCACCTACGAGTTCGACTCGCCGGTGGTGGCGGCCGTCCTGGATCCCGACGGCAACTACCCGATGCTGAAGGACCGCCTCCACGCCAGCTACACCGCCCGTCCGATCCGCCGCGGGCTCTACTACTGGTCCCAGATGGTGTGGGGCACGGTGGCGAGCTGGCTGCAGGGCTGCGGAATCGGCTAG
- a CDS encoding pseudouridine synthase encodes MRKPAPKGPRPAPAHPKKTAARPARPAKPAEKRAPGAKPGPRSAPRAAAPGQERLQKILAAAGIASRRACEEVILEGRVQVNGKTVTELGTRADPRRDEITVDLMPIHREAPVYILMNKPKGYVTTVKDDQGRPTVMALLKGVPGRVYPVGRLDFNSEGLLLMTNDGALAQVLMGPEHEIPKVYLVKVHRTPRPELLKELQEGFLLSGRRLRPCHIEIAEKGDNPWLKVTLTEGKNQQIRKMFAAVGHPVSKLRRVQFGPLSDPFLKPGAWRFLSPQELAAVKSL; translated from the coding sequence ATGAGAAAGCCCGCCCCGAAGGGGCCGCGACCCGCGCCCGCCCACCCCAAGAAAACCGCCGCCCGACCCGCGAGGCCCGCCAAGCCGGCCGAAAAGCGCGCACCGGGCGCCAAGCCCGGGCCGAGGTCCGCACCCCGCGCGGCGGCCCCCGGCCAGGAGCGCCTCCAGAAGATCCTGGCCGCGGCGGGGATCGCCAGCCGCCGGGCCTGCGAAGAGGTGATCCTCGAAGGCCGCGTCCAGGTGAACGGGAAGACCGTCACGGAACTGGGCACCCGCGCGGATCCGCGCCGGGACGAGATCACCGTGGACCTGATGCCCATCCACCGGGAGGCGCCGGTCTACATCCTGATGAACAAGCCCAAGGGCTACGTCACCACGGTGAAGGACGACCAGGGCCGCCCCACGGTCATGGCCCTTCTCAAGGGCGTCCCGGGCCGCGTCTATCCGGTGGGCCGCCTCGATTTCAATTCCGAGGGGCTGCTGCTGATGACCAACGACGGGGCCCTGGCCCAGGTGCTGATGGGACCCGAGCACGAGATCCCCAAGGTCTACCTGGTGAAGGTCCATCGCACGCCGCGTCCCGAACTGCTGAAGGAGCTGCAGGAGGGCTTTCTCCTCAGCGGGCGGCGGCTGCGGCCCTGCCACATCGAGATCGCCGAGAAGGGCGACAATCCGTGGCTGAAGGTCACCCTCACCGAAGGCAAGAACCAGCAGATCCGCAAGATGTTCGCCGCCGTGGGCCATCCCGTCAGCAAACTCCGCCGCGTCCAGTTCGGGCCCTTGTCCGATCCCTTCCTCAAGCCCGGAGCCTGGCGGTTTCTCAGCCCCCAGGAGCTCGCCGCGGTGAAGAGCCTCTGA
- a CDS encoding GIY-YIG nuclease family protein: MSEAFDRKAALRAYKERKPRPGIYAVRRIETGESWPGSSLNLDTTRNGLWIQLNQGRHLDKALQEAWRTYGEAAFDYVILEIIEEELSPFVLKETLKAKVAEWRRMLKEEACRGIGLSGR; the protein is encoded by the coding sequence ATGAGTGAAGCGTTCGACCGAAAAGCGGCCCTCCGGGCCTACAAGGAGCGGAAACCGCGGCCGGGAATCTACGCCGTCCGGCGGATCGAGACGGGCGAGTCCTGGCCCGGCTCCTCCCTCAACCTCGACACCACCCGGAATGGACTGTGGATCCAACTGAACCAGGGACGGCATCTGGATAAGGCCCTTCAGGAGGCGTGGCGCACGTACGGAGAAGCCGCGTTTGACTACGTCATCCTCGAAATCATCGAAGAGGAGTTGAGCCCATTCGTCCTGAAGGAGACGCTCAAGGCAAAAGTGGCGGAGTGGCGGCGGATGTTGAAGGAAGAGGCCTGCCGCGGGATAGGGCTTTCCGGTCGTTAG